The following coding sequences lie in one Alicyclobacillus curvatus genomic window:
- a CDS encoding SDR family oxidoreductase, with protein sequence MDLGLKGKRALVTAASQGLGLAIATELAREGCEVVISSRRLDKLTEVAADVNAALGTETIVHPVKADVMDSEEIRYLVARTTQLLGGVDLLVTNAGGPVAGNFDEVTDEDWQRAFDLNMMSVVRLIRETLPHMRRQGGGKILNISSLYVRQPNVNLILSNAIRTGTMALLKTLALQVAHENIAVLNFAPGRINTDRVQWLDEQRAVREGKTAMDVAMEEAANIPMGRYGEPEEVGRLVTMLLSSANSYMTGQTILVDGGVINAL encoded by the coding sequence GTGGACCTTGGCCTCAAAGGAAAACGAGCCCTGGTGACAGCGGCATCCCAGGGGCTCGGACTGGCGATTGCGACAGAACTCGCGCGTGAGGGCTGTGAAGTGGTCATCTCCAGTCGCCGTTTAGACAAGCTCACTGAGGTTGCTGCAGACGTCAATGCAGCACTTGGCACCGAAACGATTGTGCACCCCGTGAAGGCGGATGTCATGGACAGCGAAGAAATTCGTTATCTCGTGGCCCGCACCACACAACTGCTCGGGGGCGTCGATCTGTTAGTGACCAATGCTGGGGGGCCGGTGGCAGGGAACTTCGACGAGGTTACAGACGAAGATTGGCAAAGGGCATTTGATTTAAATATGATGAGCGTTGTCCGTCTGATTCGTGAGACCTTGCCGCACATGCGGCGTCAAGGAGGCGGTAAGATTCTCAACATCTCCTCGCTGTACGTCCGTCAGCCGAATGTGAATCTTATCCTGTCCAACGCGATTCGCACAGGGACGATGGCACTCCTAAAAACACTTGCACTGCAGGTGGCGCACGAAAACATTGCCGTTTTGAACTTTGCCCCGGGCAGAATCAACACGGACCGGGTTCAGTGGCTGGACGAACAGCGTGCAGTTCGGGAAGGCAAGACCGCAATGGACGTGGCCATGGAAGAGGCCGCGAACATCCCGATGGGGCGGTATGGTGAACCTGAAGAAGTTGGGCGCCTTGTGACAATGCTTCTGTCTTCGGCAAACAGTTATATGACGGGGCAGACAATTTTAGTGGACGGTGGGGTTATCAACGCATTGTAA
- a CDS encoding beta-ketoacyl-[acyl-carrier-protein] synthase family protein, which yields MVSRARIVVTGMGSVTPFGVGVDTFWNGIVKGESAVREITDAALADWVPVGAQAKDFQAAHHLSRKLVMDTDRFTQMALVAAKEALSDAGFDGESEYPFDAGDQMGRVGIAMGSAFGGVQSLDAGAVKLTTSSRVSPRLVSKSMPNAAAGAIAMRYHIQGPSMTYATACASSANAIGEAAYWLRSGEVDMVLAGGAECLFTPVIAAGLKSAGALCLTGPDDKSQWSKPFDIERQGMVMGEGAAILVLEDLEHALARGARIYAELTGYGASNDAYHETAPHPEGEGAAIAMTRALNSAGLVPSDIDYINAHATSTPAGDAAECQALMRVFGSHLTNIPVSSIKGATGHLLGTAGAIESIACIKAIETDVLPPTANCDNPDEWAPPALIRNQALRQRANRVLTNSFGFGGQNGVLIWERFS from the coding sequence ATGGTTTCACGAGCAAGGATTGTCGTGACGGGGATGGGCAGTGTCACTCCGTTTGGTGTAGGCGTAGATACTTTTTGGAATGGCATTGTCAAAGGCGAGTCAGCGGTAAGGGAGATTACGGATGCCGCACTTGCCGACTGGGTACCTGTAGGTGCACAGGCGAAAGATTTTCAGGCCGCCCACCACTTATCTCGCAAATTGGTCATGGACACAGACAGGTTTACGCAAATGGCGCTGGTTGCTGCAAAGGAAGCCCTAAGTGACGCTGGCTTTGATGGCGAATCAGAATACCCGTTTGACGCCGGTGACCAGATGGGTAGGGTGGGGATTGCGATGGGGTCGGCTTTCGGCGGTGTGCAGTCCTTAGACGCAGGGGCAGTTAAATTGACGACTTCTTCGCGCGTCAGCCCGAGACTGGTGTCGAAATCGATGCCGAATGCGGCGGCGGGTGCGATAGCGATGCGTTATCACATCCAAGGGCCCTCCATGACATACGCAACAGCGTGCGCATCATCCGCCAATGCGATTGGCGAAGCAGCGTATTGGCTCCGGAGTGGTGAGGTGGACATGGTCCTTGCCGGGGGTGCCGAGTGTTTGTTCACGCCCGTCATTGCCGCTGGATTGAAATCCGCTGGCGCGTTGTGTCTAACTGGACCGGACGACAAATCGCAGTGGTCCAAGCCATTCGACATCGAGCGGCAAGGCATGGTCATGGGAGAAGGGGCTGCCATTCTGGTTCTTGAGGACCTGGAACACGCGCTTGCGAGAGGCGCCCGCATTTATGCAGAGCTCACGGGATACGGTGCTTCCAACGATGCCTATCATGAAACGGCACCGCATCCAGAGGGTGAGGGTGCGGCGATAGCAATGACACGGGCGCTTAACTCGGCCGGACTCGTCCCATCAGACATCGACTATATCAATGCGCACGCCACTTCGACACCAGCCGGTGATGCAGCAGAATGCCAAGCACTGATGCGTGTCTTTGGTTCGCATCTGACAAACATTCCGGTGAGTTCCATCAAGGGAGCAACCGGCCACCTGCTGGGAACGGCAGGAGCGATTGAGAGTATTGCTTGTATCAAGGCAATTGAGACTGATGTGCTGCCACCAACAGCCAATTGTGACAATCCCGATGAATGGGCACCACCAGCCCTCATCCGAAACCAGGCTTTGCGGCAGCGGGCCAATCGTGTGCTGACCAACTCCTTTGGGTTTGGAGGCCAAAACGGAGTCTTAATCTGGGAACGGTTTTCGTAA
- a CDS encoding SRPBCC domain-containing protein, with protein MSNNVMYSNVENERVLVLERIFDAPRHLVFQMFKEAEHLKHWWGPKGWELPVCNVDFRFGGVWHYCMKCVDKSLGEFYGMESWGKAVYGEIVEPESIEYTDYFSDAEGNANEAMPSTKIVLSFIDLGDKTKLVNRAEYASAEALKTVLDMGMLQGITETWNRLEAYLNEMK; from the coding sequence ATGTCAAACAACGTCATGTACTCCAATGTCGAGAATGAGAGGGTGCTGGTGCTCGAGCGCATTTTCGACGCCCCGCGTCATCTCGTGTTTCAGATGTTTAAAGAGGCTGAGCACCTAAAACATTGGTGGGGTCCGAAAGGCTGGGAATTGCCTGTCTGCAATGTCGATTTTCGCTTTGGGGGCGTTTGGCATTACTGCATGAAGTGTGTGGATAAGAGTCTCGGGGAATTTTACGGCATGGAATCTTGGGGCAAAGCCGTTTATGGGGAAATTGTCGAGCCAGAGAGCATCGAGTACACGGATTACTTTTCAGATGCAGAAGGCAATGCCAACGAGGCGATGCCATCGACCAAGATAGTGTTGTCATTTATCGACCTCGGGGACAAGACGAAATTAGTAAATCGCGCTGAATACGCGTCTGCTGAAGCACTCAAGACTGTATTGGACATGGGCATGCTTCAGGGCATCACTGAAACGTGGAACCGACTGGAAGCATATCTGAACGAGATGAAGTAA
- a CDS encoding winged helix-turn-helix transcriptional regulator translates to MSGQQHEMGLTTTLNALAEPNRKAIVELLRDGPLTVGEIAQRLGLRQPQASKHLKVLSESGILEVKAEANRRIYKLKPEPFESLDFWVKSFRRVMEERFDNLDDYLRELQDKQKP, encoded by the coding sequence ATGTCAGGGCAGCAACACGAAATGGGCCTGACGACAACGCTGAACGCCCTAGCTGAACCGAATCGTAAGGCAATCGTTGAACTCTTACGGGACGGGCCACTGACCGTTGGTGAAATTGCCCAGCGACTGGGACTGCGCCAACCCCAAGCATCGAAGCATCTGAAGGTGTTGAGCGAGAGCGGAATTTTGGAAGTGAAGGCTGAAGCAAATCGTCGGATCTACAAGCTTAAACCAGAACCATTTGAGTCGTTGGATTTCTGGGTGAAGTCGTTCCGGCGCGTCATGGAAGAAAGATTTGATAATTTGGATGACTACTTACGGGAACTGCAAGACAAACAAAAACCATGA
- a CDS encoding SpoIID/LytB domain-containing protein — protein MLASITYTLCPYRAEAQIHTIFNTSYPKTIRVAIRGNNNPVSPILYVQTLGFQEYCKDVLPNEWGPSWNLQSLKAGAIAIKMFAWYCTLHPTTESGFTYDVDNTTNFQEFKYLSGRLETDVATQETWNMVYVPADGVIAQLNYRAGAPYRENRAYLNTYMMSQWGSEYWGSKAKLPFESILRMYYPGYTLKFV, from the coding sequence ATGCTCGCAAGCATCACATACACGCTCTGCCCTTATCGGGCCGAAGCGCAAATACACACCATTTTCAACACGTCCTATCCCAAAACCATCCGCGTCGCCATCCGCGGCAACAACAACCCTGTAAGTCCGATTTTGTACGTACAAACACTTGGGTTTCAGGAATACTGCAAAGACGTCTTGCCCAATGAATGGGGTCCGAGTTGGAACCTTCAATCCTTGAAAGCAGGTGCCATTGCCATCAAGATGTTCGCATGGTACTGCACGTTACATCCGACCACGGAAAGCGGCTTTACATACGACGTTGACAACACTACGAATTTTCAAGAGTTCAAATACCTGAGCGGACGTCTCGAAACAGATGTTGCCACACAGGAAACGTGGAATATGGTGTATGTACCCGCTGACGGAGTCATCGCACAGTTGAATTATCGCGCTGGGGCTCCGTACAGAGAAAATCGAGCGTATCTTAATACTTATATGATGTCCCAATGGGGTTCAGAGTACTGGGGCAGCAAGGCAAAATTGCCTTTTGAGAGTATACTCCGCATGTACTACCCCGGATACACGTTGAAATTTGTATAA
- a CDS encoding VIT1/CCC1 transporter family protein produces MKCCLLSQNTGVNRLRHAGVVQVSQHAAGGDTVAHREEHFEAPDSIRDIVIGMSDGLTVPFALAAGLSGAVSTTTLVVVAGLAEVAAGSIAMGLGGFLAAKTDEEHYTSELAREHTEVVELPDKEREEVVGILKEWGVDDTDVNKVTDSICADRNRWVDFMMKFELGLERPEPKRARNSSFTIGVSYIAGGLIPLFPYMIIHRPFYAQILSVVVTLIALFVFGYVKGRFTGQKPFQSATQTTVVGGLAAAFAFGVAKLIQ; encoded by the coding sequence ATGAAATGTTGCCTTTTAAGTCAAAATACAGGCGTGAACCGTCTGCGGCACGCAGGAGTTGTGCAAGTGTCGCAGCACGCTGCAGGAGGGGATACCGTGGCTCATCGAGAAGAACATTTTGAAGCACCCGACAGTATCAGGGACATCGTTATTGGTATGTCGGATGGTCTAACCGTCCCATTTGCCTTGGCAGCCGGGCTTTCCGGTGCCGTATCGACAACCACCCTCGTTGTCGTCGCCGGCTTGGCTGAGGTCGCTGCGGGTTCGATTGCCATGGGACTTGGCGGATTTCTCGCTGCAAAGACGGATGAAGAACATTACACATCTGAACTCGCACGTGAGCACACGGAAGTTGTCGAATTACCGGACAAGGAACGGGAAGAAGTCGTTGGAATCCTGAAGGAATGGGGCGTTGATGACACAGACGTCAACAAGGTGACCGATTCCATTTGTGCTGATAGGAACCGTTGGGTCGACTTCATGATGAAATTTGAGCTCGGCCTGGAGAGACCGGAACCAAAGCGGGCGAGAAACAGCTCGTTCACGATAGGCGTATCATATATCGCCGGCGGCCTGATTCCGCTGTTTCCGTATATGATTATCCACCGCCCGTTCTACGCACAAATTTTGTCTGTAGTCGTTACGTTGATAGCCCTCTTTGTCTTTGGGTACGTGAAGGGGCGTTTTACGGGACAGAAGCCCTTCCAAAGTGCCACTCAAACGACTGTCGTCGGGGGCCTCGCGGCCGCCTTTGCGTTTGGGGTCGCCAAACTCATACAGTGA
- a CDS encoding cupin domain-containing protein, with amino-acid sequence MSVNKDYFREGVSWDGTADYEPFFAHAPELDFLEAAEGIKLRPMFGKDLMISYVTFAPNSIAPAHQHPQEQMTLVLSGSCEFTVGNLKQVIKAGDAVAIPGNVPHSAAASAEGCVCVDVFAPPREAFKELMQMQKEDHK; translated from the coding sequence TTGAGTGTGAACAAGGACTACTTTCGTGAAGGTGTCAGTTGGGACGGAACTGCGGATTATGAACCGTTCTTTGCACATGCGCCTGAGCTGGATTTTCTGGAGGCTGCAGAGGGCATCAAGTTGCGCCCGATGTTTGGCAAAGACCTGATGATAAGTTACGTGACGTTTGCTCCAAACTCTATTGCACCGGCTCACCAGCACCCGCAGGAGCAAATGACATTGGTTCTCTCAGGTTCATGCGAATTTACCGTTGGAAATCTAAAACAAGTCATCAAAGCTGGCGATGCCGTCGCAATCCCGGGCAATGTGCCGCACTCGGCAGCCGCATCGGCAGAGGGCTGCGTTTGTGTCGATGTTTTTGCGCCGCCGCGTGAAGCCTTCAAGGAACTCATGCAGATGCAAAAGGAGGACCACAAGTGA
- a CDS encoding N-acyl homoserine lactonase family protein produces the protein MSVQKLSLLKAGYCLVDASSLDTTRPAGDMARLPIWSYLIETTDGPILIDTGMPESCIHDPEGFFRGTEDEGLIVPQMQEQDLITNVLARCGYAPRDLVCVISTHLHFDHAGGNLLFPHTDVVLQKAEYEAALTQDNYFDVCKDPTLSYHLVEGDREFLPGVHLIFTPGHTPGHQSVLVHTPNDTIILAIDAAYHRPNYEDGVPFAVRDAEQARESIAKLKRLAKEASAKVFFGHDAGQAEAWKVYPEFY, from the coding sequence GTGAGCGTTCAAAAACTATCTCTCTTAAAAGCAGGCTACTGCCTCGTTGATGCTTCGTCACTCGATACTACGCGACCCGCAGGCGACATGGCCAGGCTGCCTATTTGGTCATACCTCATTGAAACAACCGACGGGCCCATTCTGATTGACACTGGTATGCCGGAGTCCTGTATCCATGACCCGGAAGGATTTTTTCGCGGCACAGAAGACGAGGGCCTGATTGTGCCGCAAATGCAGGAGCAAGACCTCATCACGAATGTCCTTGCACGTTGCGGCTATGCCCCAAGGGACCTTGTCTGTGTCATCAGTACGCACTTACACTTCGATCACGCTGGTGGCAATCTCCTCTTTCCCCATACGGACGTGGTCTTGCAGAAAGCTGAATATGAAGCGGCACTTACGCAGGACAATTACTTTGACGTCTGCAAGGACCCTACTCTTTCGTATCACTTGGTCGAAGGAGATAGAGAGTTTCTACCTGGTGTCCATCTCATCTTTACACCGGGACATACACCGGGTCATCAATCTGTCCTCGTGCACACCCCGAATGACACGATAATACTTGCCATAGATGCTGCGTATCATCGACCCAATTATGAAGATGGGGTTCCCTTTGCTGTTCGCGACGCGGAGCAAGCCCGAGAGTCCATTGCCAAGCTGAAGAGACTCGCCAAGGAGGCATCTGCCAAAGTTTTTTTTGGGCACGATGCAGGTCAAGCAGAAGCATGGAAGGTCTATCCTGAATTCTACTAG
- a CDS encoding thioredoxin family protein, producing MLISEKNRRAIEERFKELKSPVVIQFFESSLNCASCPEINQLLRELTELSDLLTLEVYNVYADEEKAKALGITEAPVIVLTDDTRVDFGIRFYGAPSGYEFATLLEDIIMVSEGDSGLSDETRNALANLQQSVNLKVFVTPTUPYCPAAVRLAHQFAYESPSVTGVMVEASEFMELANKFSVYGVPKTVINDADDYSLEGAAPEHMLLERVTSAISG from the coding sequence GTGCTTATCTCAGAAAAGAACCGCAGGGCTATAGAGGAACGTTTCAAGGAACTCAAGAGTCCTGTGGTCATCCAATTCTTCGAGTCTTCCCTGAATTGCGCGTCATGTCCTGAAATCAATCAACTGTTACGGGAACTTACGGAGTTGTCAGACCTCCTTACACTCGAGGTCTACAATGTGTATGCCGACGAGGAGAAAGCCAAAGCCCTCGGTATCACCGAAGCTCCAGTGATTGTCTTGACGGATGACACGCGCGTTGATTTTGGGATCCGTTTCTATGGTGCACCGAGCGGGTACGAGTTCGCAACATTGCTCGAAGATATCATCATGGTGTCAGAAGGGGATTCTGGGCTGTCCGACGAGACCAGGAACGCCTTGGCAAACTTACAGCAATCCGTGAACCTCAAGGTTTTCGTTACCCCCACCTGACCTTACTGTCCAGCCGCGGTGCGGCTTGCACATCAATTTGCTTACGAGTCTCCATCGGTTACCGGTGTGATGGTGGAGGCGTCCGAGTTTATGGAACTTGCCAACAAGTTCAGTGTGTACGGAGTACCTAAAACGGTGATTAATGACGCGGACGACTACTCCTTAGAGGGCGCAGCCCCCGAGCATATGTTGCTCGAAAGAGTCACTTCTGCGATTTCCGGATAG
- a CDS encoding manganese-dependent inorganic pyrophosphatase, with the protein MDKVVIFGHKNPDTDSICSALAYADLKTQLGVSVEALRLGDINPETEFVLKHFQMDAPRLVSGVATEAKDVILVDHNERQQSASDIEAVRVTEVIDHHRIANFETSQPLYYRAEPVGCTATILRKMYIENGRSIPQPIAGLMLSAIISDTLLLKSPTCTEEDVLAVQALAEIADVNYEEYGLQMLKAGADLRDKTVPELISLDAKEFSMGSYKVEIAQVNTVDTNDVMVKQGELEQVLSTVIADKGLDLFLFVVTDILNSNSVALVLGRASRAVEQAYSVKLNNNTAVLNGVVSRKKQVVPILTETLEKFSL; encoded by the coding sequence ATGGACAAGGTCGTTATTTTTGGACACAAGAATCCGGATACGGACTCCATTTGTTCTGCGCTCGCATACGCAGATTTGAAGACGCAACTTGGGGTGTCGGTCGAGGCACTCCGTCTTGGTGACATCAACCCAGAAACCGAATTCGTCCTAAAACACTTCCAGATGGACGCACCTCGGCTTGTGAGTGGCGTTGCCACGGAAGCGAAGGACGTCATTTTGGTAGATCACAATGAACGCCAACAAAGCGCCTCTGATATCGAAGCCGTGCGTGTGACTGAGGTGATAGATCATCACCGGATCGCCAATTTCGAGACCAGCCAACCGCTATATTATCGTGCAGAACCGGTGGGATGTACGGCTACCATACTGCGCAAAATGTATATTGAAAACGGACGCTCCATCCCACAGCCCATTGCGGGTTTGATGTTGTCTGCCATCATTTCAGACACACTCCTCTTGAAGTCACCAACGTGTACAGAGGAAGATGTGTTGGCGGTACAGGCTCTTGCCGAGATTGCCGACGTCAACTATGAAGAATACGGTCTGCAGATGTTGAAAGCAGGAGCGGACCTCCGTGACAAGACGGTTCCCGAGCTTATTTCCCTAGATGCCAAAGAGTTTTCGATGGGAAGCTACAAAGTCGAAATTGCGCAGGTAAATACTGTGGACACAAATGATGTCATGGTGAAGCAGGGTGAACTTGAGCAAGTTCTCAGTACGGTGATTGCTGACAAGGGGTTGGACTTGTTTCTCTTCGTTGTTACGGACATCTTGAACAGCAACTCTGTCGCTTTGGTGCTCGGACGAGCGAGCCGTGCAGTGGAGCAAGCCTATAGCGTAAAACTGAACAATAACACAGCAGTGCTGAACGGTGTTGTATCGCGTAAAAAACAAGTTGTTCCCATCTTGACCGAGACCCTTGAAAAGTTTTCATTGTAA
- a CDS encoding DUF1028 domain-containing protein, protein MSKTPLLNGQPAVATFSIVAVDTSTGEIGVAVQSKFLAVGAVVPWVRAGSGAVATQSFANTTYGPKGLDLLEQGLHPEQVVSRLVADDPDRESRQVGIVDMTGRSATFTGKDCFDYAGGIAGPGFAAQGNILANAAVVEGLVKGIQSVGSLPDRLLAALSLAQEAGGDKRGMQGAALYVAKAGAGYGGFNDRYIDLRVDDHPSPIEELKRLLSLQRLYFGRTAKEDRVPIMGATLREIRELLTAHGYQPGSGDSYDAQTKSQLRSYFLTENFDDRWTDEPIVDRLVLEFMRRG, encoded by the coding sequence ATGTCAAAAACACCGCTTTTAAACGGACAACCTGCCGTGGCGACGTTTTCTATTGTCGCTGTGGACACAAGCACGGGTGAAATTGGCGTGGCTGTCCAGTCAAAGTTCCTTGCCGTCGGAGCGGTCGTTCCATGGGTGAGAGCTGGCAGCGGTGCCGTCGCCACACAAAGCTTTGCAAACACAACCTATGGACCGAAAGGTCTGGACTTGCTGGAGCAAGGTCTGCATCCTGAGCAGGTGGTTTCACGCCTTGTTGCCGATGATCCCGATAGGGAATCTCGGCAGGTGGGCATCGTCGACATGACTGGCCGCAGTGCGACGTTCACAGGCAAGGACTGTTTCGACTACGCAGGGGGCATTGCTGGACCTGGATTCGCTGCGCAAGGGAACATTTTGGCCAACGCGGCCGTTGTAGAGGGTCTCGTCAAAGGGATTCAATCTGTGGGCTCGCTCCCGGATAGACTGCTTGCTGCGCTGTCACTGGCACAGGAGGCTGGCGGTGACAAACGCGGCATGCAGGGAGCTGCTTTGTATGTAGCGAAAGCGGGCGCTGGGTACGGAGGATTTAACGACAGGTACATCGACCTCCGGGTCGATGACCACCCCTCGCCGATTGAGGAACTGAAGCGCTTGCTATCCCTACAGCGGTTGTACTTCGGGCGTACCGCGAAGGAGGATAGGGTTCCCATTATGGGTGCAACTTTGCGCGAAATCCGGGAGTTGCTGACTGCCCATGGATATCAACCGGGCAGTGGAGATTCGTATGATGCACAGACTAAATCGCAACTTCGGTCGTATTTTTTGACTGAGAACTTTGATGACCGCTGGACGGATGAACCCATTGTCGACCGTCTGGTGCTTGAGTTCATGCGTCGGGGCTAG
- a CDS encoding S9 family peptidase has translation MKIEDIFGIATWGQLTFDPFQPRLYFTESRPDKRSNRMQSRIMVLDTLAQGAEPIPLTSGPSDQRAIPSPDGKWLGFLSRRSGTAQVWRLPLSGGESMQVTSIHGGVKDFSWSPDGQGMIVVAHIKDGELKREHAPVEPASDAADTDLDEYYNRDVKHIKHQYYKLDGEGFFDDGRDQLVFVSLTGEMELLTNGKDQYTNPVFSPDSERLYCLYRAYDPEGSHPGIIRVKEFTLVTREWVDLPLPDWSIGGLQVSADGEQLAFYATKPEDLGYGLTTLYRWEISKGILTDLSSATNRSVGDESSSDVPVSSTATPTFVGERVLMLLSDEGRVTLTTFSDEESARLWDKKRVVYDFAVQGNQAALALSDATHPSGITLCTFTGDDEEMVIWAPTPWGQAKDARDSLSTQTTESSTESSTQTTESSTERSTESTPSPFPVPVEPIDFFATESDGTEVHTWCMRPVGDGPHPTILEIHGGPMAMYGHRYFHEFQCLVAAGYAVVYTNPRGSQGYGKQFCDAIIGQWGDKDYRDVMAGLDAALARFPDLDQDRLGTAGGSYGGFMVNWLVSHTDRFKAAVTMRSVVNRFSAMGSSDMGWLRVPQYGTEPWWENPEPYWQQSPLKYASNIHTPLLIEHQEKDFRLPIEQGEQLYSALKYLGRTVEMVLYPDESHGMSRNGKPWHRVHRLHTNTAWFDRYLKNSSQV, from the coding sequence ATGAAGATTGAAGATATCTTTGGTATCGCGACGTGGGGACAATTGACCTTCGACCCCTTCCAGCCGCGGCTTTATTTCACCGAGTCCCGCCCGGACAAACGGAGCAACAGGATGCAAAGTCGCATCATGGTGCTAGATACATTGGCCCAGGGGGCGGAACCAATCCCCCTGACCTCGGGACCAAGTGACCAGCGGGCTATACCGTCGCCTGACGGGAAGTGGCTTGGTTTTCTGTCGCGTCGGTCAGGGACTGCTCAGGTTTGGCGCTTGCCCCTTTCTGGCGGTGAGTCCATGCAGGTAACGTCGATTCATGGTGGGGTCAAAGATTTTTCCTGGTCTCCGGACGGACAAGGCATGATTGTCGTTGCTCATATCAAGGATGGTGAGCTGAAGCGGGAACATGCACCAGTCGAGCCTGCTTCCGACGCCGCGGATACGGATTTAGACGAGTACTACAACCGCGATGTCAAACATATCAAGCACCAGTATTACAAGCTTGACGGTGAGGGTTTTTTTGACGACGGTCGCGACCAACTGGTTTTTGTTTCCCTCACTGGAGAGATGGAACTGTTGACAAACGGAAAAGACCAGTACACGAATCCGGTATTCTCACCGGACTCTGAGCGGCTCTACTGTCTCTACCGTGCATATGACCCAGAGGGGTCTCACCCAGGCATTATCCGGGTGAAGGAATTTACCCTCGTTACGCGCGAGTGGGTCGACCTCCCGCTGCCCGATTGGTCCATCGGCGGATTGCAGGTGTCCGCGGACGGGGAGCAACTTGCCTTCTATGCAACAAAGCCAGAAGACCTCGGATATGGACTCACCACGCTCTATCGCTGGGAAATATCAAAGGGTATTTTAACTGACCTCTCGAGTGCAACCAATCGGTCAGTCGGGGATGAGAGTTCGTCTGACGTCCCTGTGAGTTCGACCGCAACACCGACCTTTGTTGGTGAACGCGTGCTGATGCTTCTTTCGGACGAAGGGCGAGTTACACTGACCACCTTTAGTGATGAAGAAAGTGCCAGGCTCTGGGACAAGAAACGTGTGGTCTATGATTTTGCGGTGCAAGGTAACCAGGCAGCGCTGGCTCTGTCGGATGCGACGCATCCTTCGGGGATTACTCTTTGTACGTTCACTGGCGACGATGAGGAAATGGTCATCTGGGCACCCACACCGTGGGGGCAAGCGAAAGACGCTCGGGACTCCTTGTCTACACAGACTACAGAGAGTTCTACAGAGAGTTCTACACAGACTACAGAGAGTTCTACAGAGAGATCTACAGAGAGTACACCATCACCGTTCCCTGTCCCGGTGGAACCCATTGATTTTTTTGCAACAGAATCCGATGGTACCGAGGTACATACGTGGTGCATGCGTCCGGTGGGAGATGGTCCTCATCCAACCATACTCGAAATTCACGGTGGGCCCATGGCGATGTACGGGCATCGCTATTTCCACGAGTTCCAATGTCTAGTTGCAGCGGGTTACGCCGTTGTTTACACAAACCCACGTGGTTCGCAGGGATATGGCAAACAGTTCTGTGACGCAATCATCGGCCAGTGGGGCGATAAGGATTACCGGGACGTGATGGCCGGGCTTGACGCTGCACTCGCACGTTTCCCCGACCTCGACCAAGACCGTCTCGGGACAGCGGGCGGAAGCTACGGCGGGTTCATGGTGAACTGGCTTGTGTCACATACGGACAGATTCAAGGCGGCTGTCACGATGCGCTCAGTGGTGAACCGATTTAGCGCGATGGGGTCGAGCGACATGGGGTGGCTGCGCGTTCCCCAATACGGAACTGAGCCCTGGTGGGAAAACCCGGAACCATATTGGCAGCAGTCGCCGCTCAAGTACGCGTCAAATATCCATACTCCACTTCTGATTGAACATCAGGAGAAGGACTTCCGTTTGCCGATTGAACAGGGGGAACAACTGTACAGCGCGCTGAAGTATCTCGGCCGTACGGTCGAGATGGTGCTCTATCCGGACGAGTCTCACGGCATGAGCCGCAACGGCAAGCCGTGGCACAGGGTGCATCGATTGCACACCAATACAGCCTGGTTTGACCGCTACCTGAAAAACAGCTCACAAGTTTGA